A part of Desulfobacter sp. genomic DNA contains:
- the typA gene encoding translational GTPase TypA encodes MKKNIAVNDKIRNVAIIAHVDHGKTTLVDAMFKQSGLFREGQEVDDRLMDSMDLERERGITIAAKNCSVTCKGVKINIIDTPGHADFGGEVERALSMADSAILLVDASEGPLPQTRFVLKKTFEANMPVLVIINKIDRKDARPDEVLDMVYDLFIDLDATEEQLDFTYLYAIGRDGIVKRELDDDVDNLKVLFDIILDEMPGPSYDPEAPFQMLVSDLGYSDYLGRLAIGKVFGGSAASNAALVCLDEAGKQNALKVSKLQSYDGVSLKPVDRADTGDIVVLAGIEDVKIGDTICTREAPLALPRITVDEPTVFMRFGINTSPFAGKEGKNVQSRKIRDRLLKETLLNVAIEVEENTEDDSFVVKGRGELQLAILIETMRREDFEICVGRPRVIYREENGQTLEPIEHLFVDCDEDFMGVVTEKLSIRKGKMTNLVNNGKGRVRIEFSIPSRSLIGYRDEFMTDTRGTGIMNSYLSGYEPHRGEFPVRYTGSIVCDRQGKAVPYALFNLEPRGQLFIAPGTPVYEGMVVGEHNRHSDIDVNPCKEKKLTNMRASGKDEATICSPVKPMTLEQAIHFIRDDEMVEVTPESIRIRKVELNAGKRHILAGKLKKKEKK; translated from the coding sequence AAAGCGGCCTGTTCCGGGAGGGCCAGGAGGTGGACGACCGCCTTATGGATTCCATGGACCTGGAGCGGGAGCGGGGAATCACCATTGCGGCCAAGAATTGTTCCGTGACCTGCAAAGGGGTAAAGATCAACATCATCGACACCCCGGGCCATGCCGATTTCGGCGGCGAGGTGGAACGGGCCCTGTCCATGGCCGACTCCGCCATCCTGCTGGTGGATGCCTCGGAAGGGCCGCTGCCCCAGACCCGGTTTGTGCTGAAAAAGACCTTTGAGGCCAATATGCCGGTGCTGGTCATCATCAATAAGATCGACAGGAAAGACGCCCGGCCCGACGAGGTCCTGGATATGGTCTATGACCTGTTCATCGACCTGGACGCCACCGAGGAGCAGCTGGACTTTACCTATCTTTACGCCATCGGCCGGGACGGGATCGTCAAGCGGGAGCTGGATGATGATGTGGATAACCTCAAGGTGCTTTTCGACATTATCCTCGACGAGATGCCCGGCCCCTCCTATGATCCTGAAGCCCCGTTCCAGATGCTGGTTTCCGATCTGGGGTATTCCGACTACCTGGGACGTCTGGCCATCGGCAAAGTCTTCGGCGGATCCGCCGCCTCCAATGCTGCATTGGTCTGTCTGGATGAGGCGGGCAAGCAGAATGCCCTGAAGGTCTCCAAGCTCCAGTCCTACGACGGGGTGAGCCTTAAGCCTGTGGACCGGGCCGATACCGGGGATATTGTGGTCCTGGCCGGCATTGAGGACGTGAAAATCGGTGACACCATCTGCACCCGGGAGGCGCCCCTGGCCCTGCCCCGGATTACGGTGGACGAGCCCACGGTGTTCATGCGGTTCGGCATCAACACCTCTCCTTTTGCCGGCAAAGAGGGCAAAAATGTCCAGTCCCGGAAGATCCGGGACCGCCTGCTCAAGGAGACCCTGCTCAACGTGGCCATCGAGGTGGAAGAGAATACCGAGGATGACAGCTTTGTGGTCAAGGGCCGGGGGGAACTCCAGCTTGCCATCCTCATTGAGACCATGCGCCGGGAGGATTTTGAAATCTGTGTGGGACGGCCCCGGGTAATTTACCGGGAGGAAAACGGCCAGACCCTGGAGCCCATCGAGCACCTCTTCGTGGACTGCGACGAGGATTTCATGGGGGTGGTCACGGAAAAGCTGTCCATCCGCAAGGGCAAGATGACCAACCTGGTGAACAACGGCAAAGGGCGGGTGCGCATTGAGTTCTCCATTCCTTCTCGGTCCCTGATCGGGTACCGGGACGAGTTCATGACCGATACCCGGGGCACGGGCATCATGAATTCCTATCTGTCCGGATATGAGCCCCACCGCGGGGAATTCCCCGTGCGGTACACCGGATCCATTGTCTGTGACCGCCAGGGCAAGGCCGTGCCCTACGCCCTGTTCAACCTGGAGCCCCGGGGCCAGCTTTTTATCGCACCGGGGACACCGGTGTACGAGGGCATGGTGGTGGGCGAGCACAACCGTCATTCAGACATCGATGTCAACCCCTGCAAGGAAAAGAAGCTGACCAATATGCGGGCCTCGGGTAAGGATGAGGCCACCATCTGCTCCCCGGTCAAACCCATGACCCTGGAGCAGGCCATCCATTTCATCCGGGACGATGAAATGGTGGAGGTCACCCCGGAATCCATCCGTATCAGAAAAGTTGAGCTGAATGCCGGCAAACGCCATATCCTGGCCGGCAAGCTTAAAAAGAAAGAGAAGAAATAA